In one Neobacillus sp. WH10 genomic region, the following are encoded:
- a CDS encoding NCS1 family transporter, giving the protein MKKSHLKSPDLFPIHHKDRKITKLGFSFMWVGMVVVLATFAIGGAGVMKISLPWVILATVIGSLAIGFFISLIADIGIEHGLSFPVYMRAPFGTIGTHIPSITRGITASMWFGVNTYFGSTAMNGILNMLFGFDNWFVCFLIFAVVQLVNTALGIKSIERFADLAAPVILIIALWMYVSLSDQASAAGREVWSWVESPVTGGAAFSAFLVVIFSNMGFWATLSADIPSISRFIKAPVNEKNWFKRNKASLIGNMIAMPLTQTFMIVIGAVSYIAVLNADPVVALQKSASGFILAILLLMIVLAQWSTNTAANVVPAATIFSNVGGPKFPFWAGVITAGIVGTIVQPWQLFDIIIQVLLFVGGILAAIVGILFADYYLLRKRRVNVPELYEDQGQYKYMGGINLAGFIAWIIGAGVSYFVPDFGFLVGFILGAGVYYVLAKYWWFNKYRQAEIEDPSDEKYLGISVGRDWVIEDKAYEPVVGEIPNNVDLY; this is encoded by the coding sequence ATGAAAAAAAGCCACTTAAAATCACCAGACTTATTTCCGATTCATCATAAAGACAGGAAAATAACAAAATTAGGGTTCTCGTTTATGTGGGTGGGGATGGTTGTCGTTCTTGCCACCTTTGCCATTGGCGGAGCAGGAGTAATGAAAATATCATTACCATGGGTCATTCTTGCTACTGTCATAGGCAGTCTTGCGATTGGATTTTTCATTTCCCTAATCGCCGATATTGGAATAGAGCACGGATTGTCTTTTCCTGTTTATATGAGAGCACCGTTTGGAACGATTGGAACCCACATTCCTTCTATTACCCGTGGTATAACGGCCTCTATGTGGTTTGGTGTTAATACGTATTTTGGATCTACCGCAATGAACGGAATCTTAAATATGTTATTTGGCTTTGATAATTGGTTTGTCTGCTTTCTTATTTTTGCAGTAGTTCAATTGGTTAATACTGCTCTTGGCATTAAATCAATTGAGCGTTTTGCTGATTTAGCGGCACCGGTTATTCTCATAATCGCTTTATGGATGTATGTGTCATTATCTGACCAGGCTTCTGCGGCAGGAAGAGAAGTATGGAGCTGGGTTGAGTCCCCTGTAACAGGTGGTGCTGCTTTTTCTGCATTTTTAGTTGTTATTTTTAGTAATATGGGCTTTTGGGCGACATTGAGTGCGGACATTCCTTCCATCTCTCGGTTTATCAAGGCACCTGTCAATGAAAAGAACTGGTTTAAGCGAAATAAAGCATCGTTAATCGGAAATATGATTGCAATGCCATTAACACAAACATTTATGATTGTCATTGGTGCGGTTTCCTATATCGCTGTATTAAACGCTGACCCAGTTGTAGCTCTGCAAAAGTCAGCTAGCGGTTTTATCCTTGCAATTTTACTGTTAATGATTGTCCTTGCCCAATGGTCTACAAACACGGCAGCGAATGTTGTGCCCGCCGCAACGATTTTCTCTAATGTTGGTGGTCCAAAGTTTCCATTTTGGGCTGGTGTCATAACTGCTGGGATTGTAGGAACAATCGTACAGCCATGGCAGCTGTTTGATATTATTATTCAAGTTCTTTTATTTGTCGGTGGTATTTTAGCCGCAATTGTTGGGATCCTGTTTGCCGATTATTATTTGCTTCGGAAGAGACGTGTGAATGTTCCTGAATTATATGAAGACCAAGGCCAATATAAATATATGGGCGGTATCAACTTAGCAGGTTTTATTGCTTGGATTATTGGGGCTGGAGTATCCTATTTTGTTCCCGACTTTGGGTTTTTAGTTGGATTTATATTGGGTGCAGGCGTTTACTATGTTCTCGCAAAATATTGGTGGTTCAACAAGTATCGTCAAGCTGAAATCGAGGATCCAAGTGATGAAAAATATTTAGGGATTTCCGTTGGCAGGGATTGGGTAATCGAGGATAAAGCCTATGAACCTGTGGTAGGGGAAATTCCCAATAATGTAGATTTATATTAA
- the hydA gene encoding dihydropyrimidinase gives MKKIIKNGTIVTASDSYQAEILIEDGKITQIGVNLSELGAEVIDAKGCLVFPGGIDPHTHLDMPFGGTVTKDDFESGTIAAAFGGTTTVIDFCLTNKGEPLKNAIQIWHDKSKEKAVIDYGFHLMISEINESVLNELPQVINEEGITSFKVFMAYKNVFQADDETLFRTLVSAKEHGALVMVHAENGDVIDYLTKKALEEGKTEPIYHALTRPAALEGEATGRAAKLTGLASSQLYVVHVSCADAVEKITEARSKGFDVWGETCPQYLVLDQSYLEKPNFEGAKFVWSPPLREKWNQEVLWNALKSGQLQTLGSDQCSFDFKGQKDLGRSDFTKIPNGGPIIEDRLSILFSEGVKKGRISLNQFVDLTSTRAAKLFGLFPNKGTIAIGSDADLVIFDPNIERVISAETHHMAVDYNPFEGMKVTGEPVSVLVRGEYVVRDKQFVGKPGSGQYLKRAKYSSNAQINRNETLTI, from the coding sequence ATGAAAAAAATCATTAAAAACGGCACTATTGTCACTGCCTCAGACTCTTACCAAGCAGAGATATTAATCGAAGATGGCAAAATAACGCAAATTGGTGTAAATCTATCAGAACTTGGTGCAGAAGTCATCGATGCGAAAGGCTGTTTGGTTTTCCCAGGAGGAATTGATCCGCACACCCACTTAGACATGCCTTTTGGCGGAACAGTAACAAAGGATGATTTTGAATCAGGGACGATTGCTGCTGCCTTCGGCGGCACAACAACCGTTATTGACTTTTGTTTAACCAATAAAGGGGAGCCGCTTAAAAATGCGATTCAAATCTGGCATGATAAATCTAAGGAAAAAGCTGTCATTGATTATGGATTCCACTTAATGATCTCAGAAATCAACGAGTCCGTTCTGAATGAACTTCCGCAAGTCATTAATGAGGAAGGGATAACCTCGTTTAAAGTATTTATGGCTTATAAAAATGTTTTTCAAGCCGATGATGAAACATTATTCCGTACGCTGGTTTCCGCAAAAGAACATGGGGCATTAGTCATGGTCCATGCAGAAAATGGGGATGTTATTGATTATTTAACAAAGAAGGCATTAGAGGAAGGGAAGACAGAACCAATTTATCATGCGTTAACAAGGCCAGCTGCATTAGAGGGTGAAGCGACAGGGCGCGCCGCCAAACTGACAGGGCTGGCTAGCTCTCAGCTTTATGTTGTTCATGTATCATGTGCCGATGCAGTTGAAAAAATAACCGAAGCACGCAGTAAGGGATTTGATGTGTGGGGAGAAACATGCCCGCAATATTTAGTTCTCGACCAAAGCTATTTAGAAAAACCGAATTTTGAGGGAGCAAAATTTGTTTGGTCACCGCCATTACGTGAAAAGTGGAACCAGGAGGTTCTTTGGAATGCCTTAAAGAGCGGCCAGCTCCAAACACTTGGCTCCGATCAATGCTCGTTTGATTTTAAAGGGCAAAAGGATTTAGGAAGGTCTGATTTTACAAAAATTCCGAATGGGGGTCCTATTATCGAGGATCGTTTATCCATTCTATTTTCAGAGGGAGTGAAAAAAGGGCGTATTAGCCTAAATCAATTTGTAGACCTTACTTCAACACGGGCCGCTAAGCTGTTTGGTTTATTCCCTAATAAAGGGACAATTGCCATTGGTTCAGATGCTGACCTTGTTATTTTTGATCCGAATATTGAACGGGTTATTTCTGCAGAAACCCATCATATGGCGGTTGATTACAATCCATTTGAAGGGATGAAAGTGACAGGTGAGCCTGTTTCCGTTTTAGTCCGGGGAGAATATGTTGTCCGAGATAAGCAGTTTGTAGGAAAACCGGGTTCCGGTCAATATTTAAAGAGAGCTAAATATAGCAGCAATGCACAAATAAATCGGAATGAAACACTCACAATCTAA
- the preA gene encoding NAD-dependent dihydropyrimidine dehydrogenase subunit PreA: MADLRINLAGIQSPNPFWLASAPPTNSGYQVQRAFEAGWGGAVWKTLGDPILNVSSRFAAISFNGQRVAGFNNIELITDRPLDVNLKEIYETKKRFPTHAIIASLMVEPKQEKWHEIVKRVEDVGVDGLELNFGCPHGMAERGMGSASGQVPALVERQTYWVKEVAKTPVIVKLTPNITDITATAEAACNGGADAISMINTINSLMGVDLDTWNTIPHVAGKGAHGGYCGPAVKPIALNMVAECARHPQINVPISGIGGISNWQDAVEFMLMGATGVQVCTAAMHHGFRIVEDMIEGLSHYLDRKGIASVSEIIGKSVPKYSDWGNLDLNYNIVAKINTDVCINCNKCHIACEDTSHQCIDMLTDTSGKNYLKVREEDCVGCNLCSIVCPVDGAIDMVEAAREMPPMTWNERQSALNVVVECKADVSK; this comes from the coding sequence ATGGCTGATTTACGTATTAATCTTGCAGGAATTCAATCTCCTAATCCATTCTGGCTGGCGTCAGCACCTCCTACCAACTCAGGCTATCAAGTTCAGAGAGCCTTTGAGGCAGGCTGGGGCGGGGCAGTGTGGAAAACCTTGGGTGATCCGATATTAAATGTATCATCAAGATTTGCTGCGATTAGTTTTAACGGACAAAGAGTAGCCGGTTTCAATAACATTGAGCTTATCACCGATCGTCCTTTAGATGTGAATTTAAAGGAAATTTATGAAACAAAAAAGCGATTTCCTACCCATGCTATTATTGCATCGTTAATGGTGGAGCCAAAGCAGGAAAAGTGGCATGAAATTGTGAAACGGGTAGAAGATGTTGGGGTGGACGGCCTAGAGTTAAACTTTGGCTGCCCGCATGGGATGGCGGAGCGTGGTATGGGATCTGCTTCCGGGCAGGTACCAGCACTTGTTGAACGTCAAACCTATTGGGTAAAAGAAGTGGCCAAGACACCAGTCATTGTTAAATTGACACCAAATATAACTGACATTACCGCAACGGCCGAAGCAGCTTGTAATGGCGGTGCAGATGCGATTAGTATGATTAACACGATCAACAGCTTAATGGGGGTGGATCTCGATACTTGGAATACCATTCCGCATGTAGCAGGAAAAGGGGCACATGGCGGCTATTGCGGTCCTGCAGTTAAGCCGATTGCCTTAAATATGGTCGCAGAATGCGCAAGACATCCACAAATTAACGTGCCGATCTCCGGAATTGGCGGTATTTCGAACTGGCAGGATGCGGTTGAATTTATGTTAATGGGTGCGACTGGGGTTCAGGTTTGTACTGCCGCCATGCATCACGGTTTCCGCATAGTCGAGGACATGATTGAGGGACTCAGCCATTACCTTGATCGTAAAGGAATTGCCTCTGTTTCAGAAATCATTGGAAAGTCAGTTCCAAAATACTCTGATTGGGGTAACTTGGATTTGAATTACAATATCGTCGCTAAAATCAATACTGATGTTTGTATCAACTGTAATAAATGTCATATTGCTTGCGAAGATACATCCCATCAATGTATTGACATGCTAACAGATACATCAGGAAAGAACTATCTTAAAGTACGGGAAGAAGACTGTGTTGGCTGCAATTTATGCTCGATTGTCTGCCCAGTTGATGGGGCAATCGACATGGTGGAAGCAGCTAGGGAGATGCCGCCAATGACATGGAATGAGCGCCAATCCGCTTTAAATGTCGTTGTAGAATGCAAAGCAGATGTATCCAAATAA
- a CDS encoding NAD(P)-dependent oxidoreductase yields the protein MQRISLSNLENNFLEVEKPLTNQEAIEESNRCLYCYDAPCIKACPTGIDIPTFIKKIASGNLLGSAKTIMASNPVGASCARVCPTEELCEGACVLNHSTKPIMIGNLQRYATDWAIKNEQSLFQSGVSNGKTVAVIGGGPAGLSAARELARLGYDVTIFEAAEKAGGLNTFGIVSFRLPQKISFWEVEQVEKLNVKIRTNTVVGRDISAKEITEDFDNVVLAVGMAHVPNLGVEGENLDGVYDAIEFVRATKSGQLSQAFVGKRVVVIGAGNTAIDGATCSVRLGAENVKILYRRTEEEMTAYDFEYEFAKQDGVEFRWLTAPKRIIGNESGKVTGIECIKMKLGESEKDGRRRPVAIEGSEYVIPVDAVVKAIGQTRHLELIEAFGLHHDGGVVNVDQATFQTSNPNIYACGDVVFGKGKGDAMVVTAAQQGKDAAYAIHNQYSAVGSVN from the coding sequence ATGCAGCGTATTTCCTTGTCCAACCTTGAAAACAACTTTCTCGAGGTAGAAAAACCACTAACAAACCAAGAAGCTATTGAAGAATCGAATCGTTGCCTCTATTGCTATGATGCCCCATGTATAAAAGCATGTCCTACTGGAATCGATATTCCAACCTTTATTAAAAAAATTGCCTCAGGAAACTTACTTGGCTCTGCTAAAACAATTATGGCTTCAAATCCCGTTGGAGCCAGCTGTGCCAGGGTTTGTCCTACAGAAGAGCTCTGTGAAGGAGCTTGTGTCCTAAACCATTCAACGAAACCAATCATGATCGGTAATCTGCAAAGATATGCGACAGATTGGGCTATCAAAAATGAACAGTCACTTTTTCAATCTGGTGTTTCAAACGGCAAGACGGTTGCAGTAATTGGAGGCGGACCTGCCGGATTATCAGCCGCACGAGAACTTGCAAGATTAGGCTATGATGTCACGATCTTTGAAGCTGCAGAGAAAGCGGGCGGTTTAAATACTTTTGGTATTGTATCTTTCCGTTTACCGCAAAAGATTTCTTTCTGGGAAGTTGAACAGGTTGAAAAATTGAATGTAAAAATCAGAACGAACACGGTGGTCGGAAGGGATATTTCAGCAAAAGAAATAACTGAAGATTTCGATAACGTTGTTTTGGCGGTTGGAATGGCACATGTTCCGAACCTAGGTGTTGAAGGTGAAAACTTAGACGGAGTCTATGATGCGATTGAATTTGTTAGGGCAACAAAAAGTGGGCAATTATCCCAAGCTTTTGTTGGCAAGCGTGTGGTTGTCATTGGTGCAGGGAATACAGCAATCGACGGTGCGACATGTTCTGTCCGTTTAGGAGCGGAAAACGTGAAAATTTTATACCGTAGAACGGAAGAAGAAATGACCGCATATGATTTTGAATACGAATTTGCTAAACAAGATGGTGTCGAGTTCCGCTGGTTAACTGCACCGAAAAGAATTATCGGAAATGAAAGTGGAAAGGTAACGGGCATTGAGTGTATTAAAATGAAGCTCGGTGAGTCTGAAAAGGATGGCCGCCGTAGACCAGTCGCGATAGAAGGCTCCGAATATGTAATTCCTGTGGATGCGGTGGTAAAAGCAATCGGGCAAACAAGGCACTTGGAGCTAATTGAGGCATTTGGTCTACATCATGATGGGGGTGTCGTAAATGTAGACCAAGCTACATTCCAGACTTCCAATCCAAACATATATGCTTGTGGTGATGTGGTATTCGGTAAAGGAAAAGGAGACGCAATGGTCGTAACCGCTGCCCAGCAAGGAAAAGATGCTGCCTATGCCATTCACAATCAATATTCGGCAGTTGGATCAGTAAATTGA